In Rhodospirillum rubrum ATCC 11170, a genomic segment contains:
- the lptF gene encoding LPS export ABC transporter permease LptF, with protein sequence MIIHTLHRYILRNLLVGLAVGSVALIVLIWLINSLKFLDWFVNKGLSVATFLRLTLLLMPGFLTVFIPIALFAVVLFTYNRLAADRELIVMRAAGMGPWQLARPALALCAVLTGVGYWLTLSVVPAMEGAFEAIKYEVRGEVSSLVIKEGQFNQMKDGLIVYAGERAKDGRLIDLMIHDTTGKTSDLTVMAESGALVREGEGARILLINGNRQERNRQTGKVNFLYFDSYAVDLGGKAASTEMRFREERERPLSELISLKAGDRIDPDYPFTYEERHIRRMRMEAHLRLLRPLAHIGFLLIGLAAVLTGEFDRRGGNKRVILAVALVVLFQAGSLGAATVAKKSLDGLLLLDLMTLLPILVGWIWLVWPSERWGRRRLAPRRGRTAAPALGGGAGR encoded by the coding sequence ATGATCATCCATACGCTGCACCGCTATATCCTGCGCAACCTGCTCGTCGGCCTCGCCGTGGGGTCGGTGGCCTTGATCGTGTTGATCTGGCTGATCAATTCCCTGAAGTTCCTCGATTGGTTCGTCAACAAGGGGCTGTCGGTCGCCACCTTCCTGCGCCTGACCCTGCTGCTGATGCCGGGCTTCCTCACGGTCTTCATTCCCATCGCCTTGTTCGCCGTGGTGCTGTTCACCTACAACCGGCTGGCCGCCGACCGCGAACTGATCGTCATGCGCGCCGCCGGCATGGGGCCCTGGCAATTGGCCCGCCCGGCCCTGGCGCTCTGCGCCGTGCTGACCGGGGTGGGCTATTGGCTGACGCTGTCGGTGGTGCCAGCGATGGAAGGGGCCTTCGAGGCGATCAAATACGAGGTGCGCGGCGAGGTTTCGAGCTTGGTCATCAAGGAAGGCCAGTTCAATCAGATGAAGGACGGGCTGATCGTTTACGCCGGTGAACGGGCCAAGGACGGCCGGCTGATCGATCTGATGATCCACGATACCACCGGCAAGACCAGCGATCTGACGGTGATGGCCGAAAGCGGCGCCCTGGTGCGCGAAGGCGAGGGCGCGCGCATCTTGCTGATCAATGGCAACCGCCAGGAACGCAACCGCCAGACCGGTAAGGTCAATTTCCTGTATTTTGACAGCTATGCCGTGGATCTGGGCGGCAAGGCGGCAAGCACCGAAATGCGCTTTCGCGAGGAACGCGAAAGGCCGCTGTCGGAGCTGATTTCGCTCAAGGCCGGCGATCGCATCGATCCCGATTATCCCTTTACCTATGAAGAGCGCCATATCCGGCGCATGCGCATGGAGGCCCACCTGCGGCTGTTGCGGCCTTTGGCCCATATCGGCTTCCTGCTGATCGGTCTGGCCGCCGTGCTGACCGGCGAGTTTGATCGGCGCGGCGGCAATAAGCGGGTGATTTTGGCCGTCGCCCTGGTCGTGCTGTTCCAGGCCGGTAGCCTGGGGGCGGCGACGGTGGCCAAGAAATCCCTTGATGGCCTGCTGCTGCTTGATCTGATGACGCTTCTGCCGATCCTCGTCGGCTGGATCTGGCTGGTCTGGCCTTCCGAGCGCTGGGGGCGGCGGCGGCTGGCGCCACGGCGCGGGCGGACGGCGGCCCCGGCCCTGGGCGGCGGAGCGGGACGATGA
- a CDS encoding helix-turn-helix domain-containing protein encodes MSKMGDDLIEAMAEAVAYMDGKTKGLVTHEVLVPDDVDVAAIRKGLGLTRSAFCRRFGLDIRAVQEWEQKRRRPDRAARALMLVIKHNPQAVEAALHDAA; translated from the coding sequence ATGAGCAAGATGGGCGATGACCTGATAGAGGCGATGGCCGAGGCCGTGGCCTACATGGACGGCAAGACAAAGGGCTTGGTGACGCACGAGGTCCTGGTTCCCGATGATGTGGACGTGGCGGCGATCCGCAAGGGACTGGGCCTTACCCGCAGCGCCTTCTGCCGCCGCTTCGGCCTCGACATCCGCGCGGTGCAGGAATGGGAGCAGAAGCGACGGCGCCCGGATCGGGCGGCACGCGCCTTGATGCTGGTCATCAAGCATAACCCGCAAGCGGTTGAAGCCGCCTTGCACGACGCCGCCTGA
- a CDS encoding glycosyltransferase encodes MGLRILQVMAGAEQGGAELFFERLCIALHRAGLHQHVVMREASVRLARMREAGLRPVLLPFGGRFDFKTGRALRQEIARFQPAVVLSWMNRATRFVRPGNHVFCARLGGYYDLKYYRGCDWLVCNTEDIRDYVIKQGFPAERAVHLPNFVPQQHMAPTARKLLYTPENAPLVLALGRLHENKAFDVLLRALALVPDVYLWLAGEGPLRASLETLAQDLGVKPRVRFLGWRDDTPALYAAADLVVFPSRHEPLGNVVLEAWAQRTPMVSTRTDGPARLITSGHNGLLVPIDDHRAMAGAIRQAFGEPGLGEAMARAGWDSYLAAYTEEKVVASYRSFFETIVAERSGAVDRG; translated from the coding sequence ATGGGTTTGCGCATTCTTCAAGTCATGGCCGGTGCCGAACAGGGGGGCGCCGAGCTGTTCTTCGAACGCCTGTGCATCGCCTTGCACCGCGCCGGTCTGCACCAGCACGTGGTGATGCGCGAGGCCAGCGTCCGCTTGGCGCGGATGCGCGAGGCCGGGTTGCGCCCGGTGCTGCTGCCCTTTGGCGGGCGCTTCGACTTCAAGACCGGCCGGGCGCTGCGCCAGGAGATCGCCCGCTTCCAGCCCGCCGTGGTCCTAAGCTGGATGAACCGCGCCACCCGCTTCGTCCGTCCGGGCAATCACGTGTTCTGCGCCCGGCTCGGCGGCTATTACGATCTGAAGTACTATCGCGGCTGCGACTGGTTGGTCTGCAACACCGAAGACATCCGCGATTATGTGATCAAGCAGGGCTTTCCCGCCGAACGCGCCGTCCATCTGCCCAATTTCGTGCCCCAGCAGCATATGGCGCCGACCGCGCGCAAGCTGCTTTACACCCCGGAAAACGCCCCCCTGGTGCTGGCTTTGGGCCGGCTGCACGAGAACAAGGCCTTTGACGTGCTGTTGCGCGCCCTGGCCCTGGTTCCCGATGTCTATCTGTGGCTGGCGGGCGAAGGGCCCTTGCGCGCCTCGCTGGAAACCCTGGCCCAGGATCTCGGCGTCAAGCCCCGGGTGCGCTTCCTCGGCTGGCGCGACGATACCCCGGCCCTGTACGCCGCCGCCGATCTGGTGGTTTTCCCCTCGCGTCACGAGCCGCTGGGCAATGTGGTTCTGGAAGCCTGGGCCCAGCGCACGCCGATGGTGTCGACGCGCACCGATGGTCCGGCCCGGCTGATCACCTCGGGACACAACGGCCTGCTGGTGCCGATCGACGATCACCGGGCGATGGCCGGGGCGATCCGTCAGGCCTTTGGCGAACCGGGCCTGGGCGAGGCGATGGCGCGGGCGGGCTGGGACAGCTATCTCGCGGCCTATACCGAGGAGAAGGTGGTGGCGAGCTACCGGAGTTTTTTTGAAACCATCGTCGCCGAGCGCTCCGGCGCCGTCGACCGTGGGTGA
- the mutL gene encoding DNA mismatch repair endonuclease MutL — protein MTIRLLPPVLVNRIAAGEVVERPASAVKELVENAIDAGASRIDITMTDGGRARILVVDDGRGMDPGELSLAVERHATSKLPGDDLLDIHTLGFRGEALPSIGSVARLTLTSRAAGAGDAWALTVEGGAKGEPEPASHPQGTRVEVRDLFYATPARLKFLKAPRTEQMHAVDVVHRLAMAHPAVGFTLSDGTRQQIRLSGAQGELFEARLTRLGAILGREFSDNAIAIEAEREGIRLTGHAALPTYNKATSAGQYLFVNGRPVRDKLLHGAVRGAYQDVLAHDRNAVLALYLDLPPEMVDVNVHPAKAEVRFRDPGLVRGLIIGALRHALAAAGHRASSTVSLAALGALRPAQGSGAPALPWGAGGYGGGASHPGLEERRSAYAAQAPAGTPDPWAGRGMGAGGGSGQAAMAWLAGAPPAAPRLAGEPEAPPTGAEDFPLGAARGQIHDTYIIAQTRDGVVIVDQHAAHERLVMERMKAALAERGEVARQILLLPEVVELDEPGAVRVATAAAELAKLGLVVEGFGPGAVVVREVPALLGDTDVKGLVADLAEGLAEWGTAQALEDRLGDVVATMACHGSVRAGRRLRIEEMNALLRDMERTPRAGQCNHGRPTYVELRLGDIERLFGRR, from the coding sequence ATGACGATCCGTTTGTTGCCGCCGGTCCTCGTCAACCGCATCGCCGCCGGCGAGGTGGTTGAACGTCCGGCCTCGGCGGTCAAGGAACTGGTCGAGAACGCCATCGATGCGGGGGCCTCCCGCATCGATATCACCATGACCGACGGCGGCCGCGCCCGCATTCTGGTGGTCGACGACGGTCGGGGCATGGATCCCGGCGAATTATCGCTGGCGGTCGAACGCCATGCCACCTCGAAGCTGCCCGGCGACGATCTGCTTGATATCCACACCCTGGGGTTTCGCGGCGAGGCCCTGCCGTCGATTGGCTCGGTCGCCCGCCTGACCCTGACCAGCCGGGCGGCGGGGGCTGGCGACGCCTGGGCTTTGACGGTCGAGGGCGGCGCCAAGGGCGAGCCCGAACCGGCCAGCCATCCCCAGGGCACCCGGGTCGAGGTCCGCGACCTGTTCTATGCCACCCCGGCCCGGCTGAAATTCCTCAAGGCGCCGCGCACCGAGCAGATGCACGCCGTCGATGTCGTCCACCGCTTGGCGATGGCCCATCCGGCGGTCGGCTTCACCCTGTCGGACGGCACCCGCCAGCAGATCCGCCTGTCGGGCGCCCAGGGCGAATTGTTCGAAGCCCGGCTGACCCGCCTGGGCGCCATTCTTGGCCGCGAGTTTTCCGATAACGCCATTGCCATCGAGGCCGAGCGCGAGGGCATCCGCCTGACCGGCCATGCCGCCCTGCCGACCTATAACAAGGCGACCAGCGCCGGCCAGTACCTGTTCGTCAATGGCCGGCCGGTGCGCGACAAGTTGCTGCACGGCGCGGTGCGCGGCGCCTATCAAGACGTGCTGGCCCACGACCGCAACGCCGTTCTGGCGCTTTATCTCGATCTGCCGCCCGAGATGGTCGACGTCAACGTCCATCCGGCCAAGGCCGAGGTCCGCTTCCGCGATCCCGGTCTGGTGCGCGGGCTGATCATCGGCGCCCTGCGCCATGCCCTGGCCGCCGCCGGCCACCGGGCGAGCAGCACGGTCTCGCTGGCCGCCCTGGGGGCCCTGCGCCCGGCCCAAGGATCGGGCGCTCCGGCCCTGCCCTGGGGGGCGGGCGGCTATGGCGGCGGAGCCTCCCATCCGGGATTGGAGGAGCGCCGCAGCGCCTATGCCGCCCAGGCTCCGGCCGGAACGCCCGATCCTTGGGCCGGGCGGGGAATGGGGGCCGGAGGTGGAAGCGGGCAGGCGGCGATGGCCTGGCTGGCCGGGGCGCCCCCGGCCGCCCCACGCCTGGCCGGCGAGCCCGAAGCCCCGCCGACGGGGGCCGAGGATTTTCCCTTGGGCGCGGCGCGCGGTCAGATCCACGACACCTATATCATCGCCCAAACCCGCGATGGCGTGGTCATCGTCGATCAGCACGCCGCCCATGAACGGCTGGTGATGGAGCGGATGAAGGCCGCCCTGGCCGAGCGCGGCGAGGTCGCTCGCCAGATCCTGCTGCTGCCCGAAGTGGTCGAACTCGACGAACCGGGGGCGGTGCGGGTGGCGACGGCGGCGGCCGAGTTGGCCAAGCTGGGGCTGGTGGTCGAAGGCTTCGGCCCCGGCGCCGTGGTGGTGCGCGAGGTGCCGGCCCTGCTCGGCGATACCGACGTCAAGGGGCTGGTCGCCGATCTCGCCGAGGGGCTGGCCGAATGGGGCACCGCCCAGGCCCTGGAGGACAGGCTGGGCGATGTGGTGGCGACCATGGCCTGTCACGGCTCGGTGCGGGCCGGCCGGCGGCTGCGCATCGAGGAGATGAACGCCCTGTTGCGCGATATGGAGCGGACTCCGCGCGCCGGCCAATGCAATCATGGCCGACCGACTTATGTTGAGCTAAGATTGGGCGACATCGAACGGTTGTTCGGCCGGCGCTGA
- a CDS encoding ArgK/MeaB family GTPase, whose translation MSASLTPGRAAAPAEAADRLGLLRAGGKAALARALAGLETAPDALETTTLLAQAHAAPRARVIGITGPPGVGKSTLVNGLITHWRAAGKTVGVIAIDPSSRRSGGALLGDRTRLSVDPEDRGVFVRSMAARDHLGGLAGLTVAAMVLMRALFDVVLIETVGVGQSETEVSRVVDTVVFCVQPGSGDSLQYMKAGIAEIPHLVVVTKADMTREAMRARADVEGALSLSDAEDDWTAQVLMVSARMGDGVDALARAIDEHGAYLAKGDRIRALRHLQAEGWLKDSVRERFGREGLRKAGPLALAPGESPFDRLAVLARELA comes from the coding sequence GTGTCGGCGTCTCTGACCCCCGGCCGCGCCGCCGCGCCGGCCGAGGCCGCCGATCGGCTGGGCCTTTTGCGGGCGGGCGGCAAGGCGGCCCTGGCGCGCGCCCTGGCCGGCCTGGAAACCGCCCCCGACGCGCTTGAAACCACCACGCTGCTGGCCCAGGCCCATGCCGCTCCCCGGGCCCGGGTGATCGGCATCACCGGACCGCCCGGGGTTGGCAAGTCGACGCTGGTCAACGGCCTGATCACCCACTGGCGGGCGGCCGGGAAAACCGTGGGCGTCATCGCCATCGATCCCAGTTCCCGGCGGTCGGGCGGCGCCCTGCTTGGCGATCGCACGCGGCTGAGCGTCGATCCCGAGGATCGCGGCGTCTTCGTCCGCTCGATGGCGGCGCGCGATCATCTGGGCGGCTTGGCCGGGCTGACCGTGGCGGCGATGGTGCTGATGCGCGCCCTGTTCGACGTGGTGCTGATCGAGACCGTCGGCGTCGGCCAGTCGGAAACCGAGGTCAGCCGGGTGGTCGATACGGTGGTTTTTTGCGTTCAGCCCGGATCGGGCGATAGTTTGCAGTACATGAAGGCCGGCATCGCCGAAATCCCCCATCTGGTGGTGGTGACCAAGGCCGATATGACGCGCGAGGCCATGCGGGCGCGCGCCGATGTCGAAGGCGCGCTGTCGTTGAGCGATGCCGAGGACGATTGGACCGCCCAGGTGCTGATGGTCAGCGCCCGGATGGGCGACGGCGTTGACGCCCTGGCCCGCGCCATCGACGAGCATGGCGCCTATTTGGCCAAGGGCGACCGCATAAGGGCGCTCCGTCATCTTCAGGCCGAGGGCTGGCTGAAGGACTCGGTGCGCGAGCGCTTCGGCCGCGAGGGCCTGCGCAAGGCCGGGCCGCTGGCCCTGGCCCCCGGGGAAAGCCCCTTTGACCGGCTGGCCGTGCTGGCGCGGGAACTGGCTTGA
- a CDS encoding ABC transporter ATP-binding protein — MMTTRTAREAGEAEAAGPSTLRLVGRLIKDHLAQQWGLIALAVLCMLAVAASTSAIAWLMKPAVNDVFARHDRDVLMLIALAFPVAFVLKGLANYGQRTLMNRVGLRVVQRCREALYDHLQGMDIAFFAQQQTAALVSRFTVDLTLLKNTITSGIMVVGRDAVTMVSLVVSLFLLDIELALIAVTVFPAAVLPIALLGKRVRKAARGMQAQSGQLDALLLQVFQAIRVVKVYNAGEHERARVAATVDRIYRHLMRSERIGAAISMVVEILSGFAFAAVVIYGGQRVTAGDLDPGTFFAFITSLFLLYQPIKRIGGVNVVAQEGMAAVERMYGVIDTPPALREGKDAPALVVGGGEIVFDDVRLTYPTQEGPALDGLSFRAPAGATVALVGRSGAGKSTALQLVPRFYDADGGRVLIDGQDVRAVTFRSLWAAIAMVTQEIILFDDSVRANIAYGRPGASQAEIEDAARHAAAHDFILALPEGYDTVIGEQGTRLSGGQRQRLVIARAMLKNAPILLLDEATSALDTESERHVRQAFERLRQGRTCIVVAHRLSTVMNADIIHVIDAGRIVESGSHAALLAEGGLYADLCATDLSDEPAEDPEVVPA; from the coding sequence ATGATGACGACCCGGACGGCGCGCGAGGCGGGTGAGGCCGAGGCGGCGGGGCCATCGACCCTGCGGCTGGTCGGCCGGCTGATCAAGGATCATCTGGCCCAGCAATGGGGGCTGATCGCCCTGGCGGTGCTGTGCATGCTGGCGGTGGCCGCCTCGACCTCGGCGATCGCTTGGTTGATGAAGCCGGCGGTCAACGACGTGTTCGCCCGCCACGACCGCGACGTGCTGATGCTGATCGCCCTGGCCTTTCCGGTGGCTTTCGTCCTCAAGGGCTTGGCCAATTACGGCCAGCGCACCCTGATGAACCGGGTGGGGCTGCGGGTGGTGCAGCGCTGTCGCGAGGCGCTTTACGATCACCTTCAGGGCATGGATATCGCCTTCTTCGCCCAGCAGCAGACGGCGGCCCTGGTCAGCCGCTTCACCGTCGATCTGACCTTGCTCAAGAACACCATCACCTCGGGGATCATGGTGGTCGGCCGCGACGCGGTGACCATGGTCAGTCTGGTGGTGTCGCTGTTCCTTCTTGATATCGAACTCGCCCTGATCGCTGTGACCGTGTTCCCCGCCGCCGTTTTGCCGATCGCCCTGCTTGGCAAGCGGGTGCGCAAGGCGGCGCGCGGCATGCAGGCCCAATCGGGCCAGCTTGACGCCCTGCTGCTTCAGGTCTTCCAGGCGATCCGCGTGGTCAAGGTCTATAACGCCGGCGAGCACGAGCGGGCGCGGGTGGCGGCCACGGTCGATCGCATCTATCGCCACCTGATGCGCTCGGAACGCATCGGCGCGGCGATTTCGATGGTGGTCGAAATCCTGTCGGGCTTCGCCTTCGCCGCCGTGGTCATCTATGGCGGACAGCGGGTGACGGCGGGCGATCTTGATCCCGGCACCTTCTTCGCCTTCATCACCTCGTTATTCCTGCTCTATCAGCCGATCAAGCGCATCGGCGGCGTCAATGTCGTCGCCCAGGAAGGCATGGCGGCGGTGGAGCGGATGTATGGGGTGATCGACACGCCGCCGGCCCTGCGCGAGGGCAAGGACGCCCCGGCCCTGGTTGTTGGGGGGGGCGAGATCGTGTTCGACGACGTGCGTCTGACCTATCCCACCCAGGAGGGGCCGGCCCTCGATGGCTTATCGTTTCGCGCCCCCGCCGGGGCGACGGTCGCCCTGGTCGGTCGCTCGGGGGCGGGCAAATCCACCGCCTTGCAACTGGTGCCGCGTTTCTATGACGCCGATGGCGGCCGGGTGTTGATCGACGGCCAGGACGTGCGCGCGGTGACCTTCCGCTCGCTGTGGGCGGCGATCGCCATGGTCACCCAGGAAATCATCCTGTTCGATGACAGCGTGCGCGCCAATATCGCCTATGGCCGCCCCGGCGCCAGCCAGGCCGAGATCGAGGACGCCGCCCGCCACGCCGCCGCCCACGACTTCATTCTGGCCCTGCCCGAGGGCTATGACACGGTGATCGGCGAGCAGGGAACCCGGCTGTCGGGTGGTCAGCGCCAGCGTCTGGTCATCGCCCGGGCGATGCTGAAGAACGCGCCGATCCTGCTGCTTGACGAGGCGACCAGCGCCCTTGACACCGAAAGCGAACGCCATGTCCGGCAGGCCTTCGAGCGCCTGCGCCAAGGCCGCACCTGCATCGTCGTCGCCCATCGCCTGTCGACGGTGATGAACGCCGATATCATCCATGTGATCGATGCCGGGCGCATCGTCGAATCGGGCTCCCACGCCGCCCTGCTGGCCGAGGGCGGTTTGTATGCCGACCTCTGCGCCACCGATCTGTCCGACGAGCCGGCCGAAGACCCCGAGGTCGTGCCCGCCTAG
- a CDS encoding YgfZ/GcvT domain-containing protein, which yields MTPADPSAVSPPVLCPRPDRGVLGLSGADRVSFLQGLVSNDVTRAGPEQALWAAFLTPQGKYLHDFFVVSVGEGESARLLLVGEAARLEDLRARLSRYRLRSKVTLDLAGGWTVAVIPGRNAAASLGLPDRPGAMRALDGGGLAFVDPRLSAAGVHLLLPEAAAKPPLPLGEESLWQAHRLALGLPEGSDDLEPEKALLLENGFEELGGVDFKKGCYMGQELTARTKYRGLVKKRLIPVAIDGPLPAPGSALRTGEGLDAGEMRSGLVRADGQTLGLALLRLARLGGPILAEDGGATLTPSIPSWMIIPTAE from the coding sequence ATGACCCCTGCCGACCCTTCCGCCGTCAGCCCGCCGGTGCTGTGCCCCCGCCCCGATCGCGGCGTTCTCGGCCTAAGCGGCGCGGACCGCGTGAGCTTCCTTCAGGGGTTGGTCTCCAATGACGTGACCCGGGCCGGACCGGAACAGGCGTTATGGGCGGCATTCCTCACCCCCCAGGGCAAATATCTCCATGATTTCTTCGTCGTTTCCGTTGGCGAGGGGGAAAGCGCCCGCTTGCTGCTGGTCGGCGAGGCGGCCCGCCTGGAAGACCTGCGCGCCCGCCTGTCGCGCTACCGCCTGCGCTCGAAGGTCACCCTCGATCTTGCCGGCGGTTGGACGGTGGCGGTGATCCCCGGCCGCAACGCGGCGGCCAGCCTGGGTTTACCCGATCGGCCGGGGGCGATGCGCGCCCTTGATGGCGGCGGCCTCGCCTTCGTCGATCCCCGGCTGAGCGCGGCGGGCGTTCACCTGCTGCTGCCCGAAGCGGCCGCCAAGCCGCCTTTGCCCCTCGGCGAGGAAAGCCTGTGGCAGGCCCATCGCTTAGCCCTGGGCCTGCCCGAGGGCAGCGACGACCTTGAGCCCGAAAAGGCCCTGCTTCTGGAAAACGGCTTCGAGGAACTGGGCGGCGTGGACTTCAAGAAGGGCTGTTACATGGGCCAGGAACTGACGGCGCGGACCAAATACCGCGGCCTCGTCAAAAAACGCCTGATCCCCGTCGCCATCGACGGCCCCCTGCCCGCCCCGGGCAGCGCGCTGCGCACCGGGGAAGGCCTGGACGCCGGAGAGATGCGCTCGGGTCTGGTGCGCGCCGATGGCCAGACCCTCGGCCTCGCCCTGCTCCGCCTCGCCCGCCTCGGCGGCCCGATCCTCGCCGAGGATGGCGGCGCCACCCTGACACCGTCGATCCCGTCGTGGATGATCATCCCAACGGCGGAGTGA
- a CDS encoding glycosyltransferase, whose product MKIAIADAGPAFDGTSPEARPLDGAARAVCGLAAALAGRGHRVSVHNSCAQAVEVAGVSWRPLPVGWQGGKEGARLEDVEALIAIDQPALLDLAEGPAVRRILLPFAAPGPLAWPLARDPIERHQPLTAYLGLTQRTAAPLLPGHSTVIAPGVSGAFRPRIGQGPSDPPVAVVTTHPLHGLDWLLDLWEDVIVREVPAARLHVYSALLHRALGGEVMPGALSRLTDRVRGLAGRGVEVRAPLGETAMAAVYRAATLHLYPGHVDDMTCWTLAESQACGLPAVARALGATSERLVNGETGYLVPDGAAFANVAVQILVEPAVRRSLSAAAADPGRLRPWEAVALDIDRILTA is encoded by the coding sequence ATGAAGATCGCCATCGCCGACGCCGGTCCCGCCTTTGACGGGACCTCGCCCGAAGCGCGCCCTTTGGACGGCGCGGCCCGGGCGGTCTGCGGTCTGGCCGCCGCCCTGGCCGGGCGTGGCCATCGCGTCAGCGTCCATAATTCCTGCGCCCAGGCGGTCGAGGTGGCCGGGGTGTCCTGGCGGCCGCTGCCGGTCGGCTGGCAGGGTGGCAAAGAGGGCGCGCGCCTGGAGGATGTCGAGGCGCTGATCGCCATCGATCAGCCGGCCCTGCTTGATCTGGCCGAGGGGCCGGCGGTGCGGCGCATTCTGCTGCCCTTCGCCGCGCCCGGTCCGTTGGCTTGGCCGCTGGCCCGCGATCCGATCGAACGCCATCAGCCGCTGACCGCCTATCTCGGCCTGACCCAGCGCACCGCCGCTCCCCTGTTGCCCGGGCATTCGACGGTGATCGCGCCCGGCGTTTCGGGCGCTTTCCGGCCGCGGATCGGCCAGGGGCCCAGTGATCCGCCGGTCGCCGTGGTCACCACCCATCCGTTGCATGGCCTGGATTGGCTGCTCGACCTGTGGGAGGACGTGATCGTCCGCGAGGTGCCCGCCGCCCGGCTGCATGTCTATTCGGCGCTGCTCCACCGGGCGCTGGGCGGCGAGGTCATGCCCGGCGCCCTGTCCCGGCTGACCGACCGCGTGCGCGGGCTGGCCGGGCGCGGCGTCGAGGTTCGCGCGCCCTTGGGCGAAACGGCGATGGCGGCGGTTTATCGCGCCGCCACCCTTCATCTTTACCCCGGTCATGTCGATGACATGACCTGCTGGACCCTGGCTGAGTCGCAGGCCTGCGGCCTTCCCGCCGTGGCCCGCGCCCTGGGCGCCACCAGCGAGCGGCTGGTCAACGGCGAGACGGGCTATCTGGTCCCCGACGGGGCGGCCTTCGCCAATGTCGCCGTGCAGATCCTAGTTGAACCGGCGGTGCGGCGCAGTCTGTCGGCCGCCGCCGCCGACCCGGGGCGGCTGCGCCCCTGGGAAGCCGTGGCCCTTGATATCGACCGTATTTTAACCGCCTGA